Proteins from a single region of Chryseobacterium sp. W4I1:
- a CDS encoding TlpA disulfide reductase family protein, producing the protein MKKIYILSAVLSAFSLQAQFTVTVQTPAEFKDQDAILYTLSGSKDIIVTKEQSKNNTWTFKYPNNYMGMMKVYFPASNNAVSFISENKNVSIKLDVQNNKVKDVIYLDEVNDLMSKQQEGSQKKELILPALAQIKEYYKDNTEFGKALKTEIDRLSGTSSTIDASKHPFISYYNANYNKFVSNSTDPAKKVTQEDIVNFLDKSNDMLESSSLLRPVLVSYLNSGGNTNVTGSVDTLLDRLKVETPRGQTVLSELIDIFDAYDMDEFKTKYLNLARNLKCTITDRLATTLKSNANVEMGASFPNVKFQSPDNTSAKSLYDVKADKKIIIFWSSTCSHCESELPQLLAKYNDLKSKNIQIVGLSLDTDKNSYTQKIAAFPWINDSELRGWNSSYVDTYNVHATPTYFILDANNKIINKPDHVGDVLEYFKLK; encoded by the coding sequence ATGAAAAAGATATATATATTATCTGCAGTATTATCTGCATTTTCTCTGCAGGCACAGTTTACGGTTACAGTTCAGACTCCTGCCGAATTTAAAGATCAGGATGCCATTCTATATACATTAAGCGGTTCTAAGGACATTATTGTTACCAAAGAGCAGAGCAAGAATAATACATGGACTTTCAAATACCCAAATAACTATATGGGCATGATGAAAGTATATTTTCCTGCTTCAAATAATGCAGTGAGCTTTATCTCGGAGAATAAAAACGTCAGTATAAAGCTGGATGTCCAGAATAATAAGGTCAAAGATGTTATATACCTTGACGAGGTCAATGATCTTATGAGCAAGCAACAGGAGGGTTCTCAGAAAAAAGAGCTTATTCTCCCTGCTCTTGCACAAATCAAAGAATATTATAAAGATAACACCGAGTTCGGAAAAGCGCTGAAAACTGAAATAGACAGGCTGTCAGGTACAAGCAGTACTATTGATGCATCCAAGCATCCTTTCATTTCTTATTACAATGCCAATTATAATAAGTTTGTGTCGAACTCTACAGATCCGGCTAAAAAAGTAACTCAGGAAGATATTGTCAATTTCCTTGATAAATCTAATGATATGTTGGAATCCTCATCTCTGTTGAGACCTGTTTTGGTGTCTTACCTTAATTCCGGGGGGAATACCAATGTGACAGGATCAGTAGATACGCTTTTAGACAGGCTAAAGGTTGAAACTCCAAGAGGACAAACCGTTTTATCTGAGCTTATCGATATTTTTGATGCCTATGATATGGATGAATTTAAGACCAAGTATTTAAACCTTGCTAGAAATCTTAAATGCACTATTACTGATAGATTGGCGACTACTTTAAAGTCCAATGCTAATGTTGAAATGGGCGCCTCATTCCCTAACGTTAAATTCCAATCACCAGACAATACATCCGCAAAGTCACTTTATGATGTGAAAGCTGATAAAAAAATCATTATTTTCTGGTCATCTACGTGTTCTCATTGCGAAAGTGAACTTCCCCAGCTTTTGGCCAAATATAATGACCTGAAATCGAAAAATATCCAGATCGTCGGGCTTTCTTTAGATACAGATAAAAACTCCTATACCCAGAAGATCGCTGCATTTCCTTGGATCAATGATTCCGAATTAAGGGGATGGAACAGTTCTTATGTAGATACATACAATGTTCATGCAACACCGACGTATTTTATTTTAGATGCTAACAATAAGATTATCAATAAACCAGACCATGTAGGCGATGTTTTGGAATATTTTAAGTTAAAATAA
- a CDS encoding vitamin K epoxide reductase family protein: MIFDKLINYLKLDKQEFSFQFNSHPNYPSALAFSDTLNFMGVKNDAYELDKEYWDELPEEFIAIVDNSFSLVKKSGTNYSVYSEKAKTLNKEELHKKSTDFVLLFEKSENAETKLAFNFKPVLYLVFAIILIYSFLSLSLYEGLFNLLSLAGVYISMEIFNQKFGNTSTVIGSICGDASATQATNSCDKIIKQDKTSILGLKFSDFSLIYFVGLAVLGLFLPATAYIVKGFTFVSILAIGYSLYIQAFVEKTFCRICLLIISILIGQLVLSMLFFQNTVFSVGMLVLTAVLWILVFSAVLYFSNILTQKEDIQKSNAKNLRFKRNYELFKSQLLENEKVEFQDTQTFSLGNKNAKLRLSIVSNPYCGFCKDGHKIMEGLLEKYPDDISVQIRFNYSPERADEKYTKLLSAFNYLYHNKPQKDFLKAVENWFENKDENKIVALSGSTATEDLTAFVEMTKDNSNKGLNFTPIFILNGHQFPDKYDRDDIWFFVDELMEDEDLQ; encoded by the coding sequence ATGATTTTCGACAAACTAATTAACTATCTAAAGCTCGATAAACAGGAATTTTCTTTCCAGTTCAATTCTCATCCAAACTACCCTTCTGCATTGGCATTTAGTGATACGCTTAACTTTATGGGCGTAAAAAATGATGCCTATGAGCTTGATAAGGAATATTGGGATGAGCTTCCGGAGGAGTTTATCGCGATCGTTGATAATTCTTTTTCATTGGTAAAGAAGTCGGGAACAAATTATTCAGTTTATTCGGAAAAAGCCAAAACACTCAACAAGGAAGAGCTTCATAAAAAATCTACCGATTTTGTATTGCTGTTTGAGAAAAGTGAAAATGCTGAAACTAAATTGGCTTTTAATTTCAAGCCTGTTCTGTATCTGGTTTTCGCCATCATACTTATTTATTCTTTCCTGAGTTTAAGCCTGTATGAAGGTTTATTTAATCTTCTTTCGCTGGCTGGTGTTTATATTTCTATGGAGATTTTCAACCAGAAATTCGGGAATACGTCTACAGTTATCGGAAGTATATGCGGTGATGCATCAGCAACCCAAGCCACCAACTCCTGCGATAAGATCATCAAGCAGGATAAAACGAGTATTTTAGGTCTGAAATTCTCTGATTTTTCACTAATTTATTTTGTAGGACTTGCTGTACTGGGACTTTTTCTTCCGGCAACAGCTTATATTGTAAAAGGGTTCACATTCGTCTCCATACTGGCTATTGGATATTCTCTTTACATCCAGGCCTTTGTAGAGAAAACATTCTGTAGAATATGTCTTCTGATCATTTCGATCCTGATTGGACAGCTGGTACTAAGTATGCTCTTTTTCCAGAATACAGTATTTAGCGTAGGAATGTTAGTATTGACCGCTGTTTTATGGATCCTGGTCTTTTCTGCAGTCTTATATTTCAGCAATATTCTTACCCAAAAAGAAGATATTCAGAAGTCTAATGCTAAGAATTTAAGGTTTAAAAGAAATTATGAACTTTTCAAAAGCCAGCTTTTGGAAAATGAAAAAGTAGAATTCCAGGATACCCAGACTTTTTCATTAGGAAATAAGAATGCAAAACTCCGCCTTTCTATTGTATCCAATCCTTATTGTGGCTTTTGTAAAGATGGACATAAAATAATGGAAGGACTTCTGGAAAAATATCCTGATGACATTTCTGTACAGATCAGATTCAATTATTCTCCAGAAAGAGCTGATGAGAAATACACCAAATTACTTTCAGCTTTTAATTATCTATACCATAATAAACCTCAAAAAGACTTCCTGAAGGCAGTTGAAAATTGGTTTGAAAACAAAGATGAAAATAAGATCGTAGCTCTATCAGGGTCTACAGCAACTGAAGATCTTACAGCATTTGTTGAAATGACAAAAGACAATAGTAATAAAGGGTTGAACTTTACTCCTATTTTTATCTTGAACGGACATCAGTTTCCTGATAAGTACGACCGTGATGATATCTGGTTTTTTGTTGATGAATTAATGGAAGATGAAGACTTACAATAA
- a CDS encoding HIT family protein, whose product MSSIFTKIINGEIPSYKIAEDDNFIAFLDAMPLVKGHTLVVPKKEVDLIFDLESEEYKNLWAFAQDVAKKVKNAVPCIRVGVAVVGLEVPHAHIHLIPLSKMEDMNFRNERLKLTDEEYKEIQNSIINS is encoded by the coding sequence ATGAGCAGTATATTCACAAAGATCATCAACGGCGAAATTCCCTCATACAAAATTGCTGAAGACGATAATTTTATAGCATTCTTGGACGCAATGCCATTGGTGAAAGGTCATACGCTGGTAGTTCCCAAAAAAGAAGTAGATCTGATCTTTGATCTGGAAAGCGAAGAATACAAAAATCTTTGGGCTTTTGCACAAGATGTCGCCAAAAAGGTCAAGAATGCAGTTCCCTGTATAAGAGTAGGGGTAGCTGTAGTAGGGCTTGAAGTTCCCCATGCCCACATCCACCTCATTCCCTTGAGCAAGATGGAAGATATGAACTTCAGAAATGAGAGATTAAAATTAACGGACGAAGAATACAAAGAGATTCAAAACTCAATTATTAATTCTTAA
- a CDS encoding signal peptidase: MKTINKLVSSLFLFVISFAYAEEFPPAPNSTSKSGIGGGGPGAPTPASPIDMYVYALAIVAVVFIIFYTRKYKSIKA; this comes from the coding sequence ATGAAAACTATCAATAAACTAGTATCGAGTCTTTTTCTTTTTGTGATATCATTTGCATACGCGGAAGAATTCCCTCCCGCTCCTAATTCTACTTCAAAAAGTGGTATTGGAGGTGGAGGTCCAGGAGCTCCTACTCCCGCATCACCCATAGATATGTATGTATATGCATTAGCTATAGTTGCTGTGGTATTCATTATATTCTATACAAGAAAATATAAGAGTATAAAAGCCTAA
- the greA gene encoding transcription elongation factor GreA produces MASYVTKVGQEKMKAELEQLETVERPKITQQIAEARDKGDLSENAEYDAAKEAQGMLEMRISKLKDIISTSKIIDETQLDTSKVSILTTVRLKNNATNQEQVFTLVPDNESDLKTGRISVNTPIAKGLLGKVIGETADITLPNGNKLSFEVLEITL; encoded by the coding sequence ATGGCAAGCTATGTAACAAAGGTGGGACAAGAGAAAATGAAAGCTGAGCTGGAACAGTTAGAAACTGTAGAAAGACCAAAAATCACCCAACAGATTGCAGAAGCAAGAGATAAAGGAGATTTATCTGAAAACGCAGAATACGATGCGGCTAAAGAAGCTCAAGGTATGCTTGAAATGAGAATTTCCAAGCTTAAAGATATTATTTCAACTTCTAAGATCATAGACGAGACTCAGTTAGATACTTCAAAAGTATCTATCCTTACCACGGTAAGACTTAAAAATAATGCGACTAATCAGGAACAGGTGTTTACACTGGTGCCGGATAATGAAAGCGACCTTAAGACAGGCAGAATTTCTGTAAATACACCGATTGCAAAAGGATTACTAGGGAAAGTAATAGGCGAAACTGCCGATATTACATTGCCAAACGGAAACAAACTGTCTTTCGAGGTATTGGAAATCACTCTTTAA
- the clpX gene encoding ATP-dependent Clp protease ATP-binding subunit ClpX: MNSNQCSFCGRKRNEVQMLISGQNGFICENCIEQAHVIVKDSVSKPGNSSPAENIDELKKPKEIKEFLNQYVIGQDQAKKQLSIAVYNHYKRLLHAKDENREVELEKSNIIMIGETGTGKTLLAKTIARELNVPFCIVDATILTEAGYVGEDVESILSRLLMVADYDVEKAEKGIVFIDEIDKIARKSDNPSLTRDVSGEGVQQGLLKLLEGSIVNVPPQGGRKHPDQKYIQVNTQNILFIAGGAFDGIKEIIERRMNKQAIGFSSDKLNKMDEDEYILTHINAIDLRTFGLIPELLGRFPIITYLDKLTKETMVRIMKEPKNSIINQFVELFKMDGANLVFTDGAIEKIVEETMEKGLGARGLRGTTEKVLEDYMFSIGEEKEIILTEDNIFVNK; this comes from the coding sequence ATGAACTCAAACCAATGTTCTTTCTGCGGCAGAAAAAGAAATGAAGTACAGATGCTTATTTCCGGGCAGAACGGCTTTATCTGCGAAAACTGTATCGAACAGGCACATGTCATTGTAAAAGACAGTGTTTCTAAACCAGGAAATTCTTCTCCTGCAGAAAATATAGACGAACTTAAGAAACCGAAAGAGATCAAAGAATTCCTTAACCAATATGTTATTGGTCAGGACCAAGCCAAGAAACAACTTTCAATAGCAGTATACAACCATTATAAAAGACTCCTTCACGCCAAGGACGAAAACAGGGAGGTAGAGCTTGAGAAATCAAATATCATCATGATAGGTGAAACCGGTACCGGAAAAACCCTTCTGGCAAAAACCATTGCAAGAGAGCTTAATGTTCCTTTCTGTATTGTAGATGCTACAATTTTAACGGAAGCAGGTTATGTAGGGGAAGATGTAGAAAGTATCCTTTCAAGACTTCTCATGGTAGCGGATTATGATGTAGAAAAAGCGGAAAAAGGAATTGTTTTCATTGACGAGATCGACAAGATTGCAAGAAAATCAGACAACCCGAGCCTTACAAGAGATGTTTCCGGAGAAGGAGTACAGCAGGGATTGCTGAAACTTCTGGAAGGAAGTATCGTAAACGTTCCGCCTCAGGGAGGAAGAAAACATCCGGATCAGAAATATATTCAGGTCAATACCCAGAATATTCTTTTCATTGCAGGAGGTGCTTTTGACGGAATTAAGGAGATCATTGAAAGGAGAATGAACAAACAGGCCATCGGATTCAGTTCTGATAAGCTCAATAAAATGGATGAAGACGAATATATCCTTACCCATATTAATGCAATAGATCTTCGTACTTTCGGATTAATTCCTGAACTTTTAGGAAGATTTCCAATCATTACTTACCTTGATAAACTGACCAAAGAAACGATGGTAAGGATCATGAAAGAACCGAAGAATTCCATCATCAATCAGTTCGTGGAACTCTTCAAAATGGATGGCGCCAATTTGGTATTTACAGACGGAGCCATTGAGAAAATTGTAGAAGAAACCATGGAAAAAGGTTTGGGAGCCAGAGGTTTAAGAGGTACAACAGAAAAAGTTTTAGAAGACTATATGTTTTCAATAGGCGAAGAGAAAGAAATCATATTAACAGAGGATAATATTTTTGTTAATAAATAA
- a CDS encoding peptidase domain-containing ABC transporter: protein MKKFPFYKQPDAKDCGPTCLRIVSKYYGRSISLQQIRTLSETTREGSSLLGLSDASENLGFRSLGVQIDFNTLAEEVPFPCIVHWNKNHFVVVYKIDKNNKVYISDPSYGLITYNREEFIKLWIGENANENTEEGIALILETTPAFFQTEYDTEESKASFSFLSKYLLKYKSLVIQLAVGLLAGSLLSLIFPFLTQSIVDVGIQNQDLNFIYVVLLAQIMLFLGRMGIEVIRSWILLHLSARINISIISDFFIKLMKLPISFFDTRMTGDIMQRINDHHRIEQLLTSSSLNTLFSLVNLVIFSIVLLFYDYRLFIVYLVGAALYIGWISFFLSKRKELDYKRFSQVSQEQSKVIELINGMQEIKMHNAEKQKRWDWEFLQVKLFKIRIKSLSLEQWQSVGGNFINQMKDILVSFLSAKLVLSGNLTLGMMLSVQYIIGQLNSPLLQLIDFIKQTQDAKISLERLGEIHDKEDEEDKNEQYAMEIPQKDIDVSNISFRYIGSDVPVFEDLSLTIPYQKTTAIVGASGSGKTTLLKLLMKFYEPNSGDIKLGNTQLRNISPRFWRDHCGVVMQEGYVFNDTIANNIAVGEDHVDKQKLRRAVEIANIKEFIESLPLSYNTKIGNEGVGVSGGQKQRLFIARAVYKSPEFIFFDEATSALDANNEKVIMENLEQFFKGKTAIVIAHRLSTVKHADKIIVLDKGKVVEEGNHAELVSLKGEYYRLVKNQLELGN, encoded by the coding sequence TTGAAGAAATTTCCCTTTTATAAACAGCCGGATGCTAAAGACTGCGGCCCTACCTGCCTTAGAATTGTAAGTAAATATTACGGCAGAAGTATCTCTTTGCAACAGATCCGTACTCTTTCTGAAACTACACGTGAAGGAAGCAGCCTTTTAGGACTTAGCGACGCATCAGAAAACTTAGGATTCCGCTCTCTTGGAGTTCAGATCGATTTCAATACTCTTGCAGAAGAAGTACCTTTCCCATGCATTGTACACTGGAATAAAAACCACTTTGTTGTTGTTTATAAAATTGATAAAAACAATAAGGTTTATATTTCAGATCCCAGCTATGGGCTGATCACCTATAACCGTGAAGAATTTATTAAATTATGGATCGGGGAAAATGCCAACGAAAATACAGAAGAAGGCATTGCCCTTATTCTGGAAACAACTCCCGCATTTTTTCAAACGGAATATGACACTGAGGAAAGTAAAGCCAGCTTTTCTTTCCTTTCCAAATATCTGCTCAAATATAAGTCACTTGTTATTCAGCTTGCAGTAGGCCTTTTGGCAGGAAGTTTACTTTCACTTATTTTTCCGTTTCTTACTCAAAGTATTGTGGACGTAGGAATACAGAATCAGGATCTCAACTTTATTTATGTTGTTCTTCTTGCCCAGATTATGTTATTCTTAGGAAGAATGGGTATTGAAGTCATCCGAAGCTGGATCCTTCTCCACCTTTCGGCAAGGATCAATATTTCGATTATCTCAGATTTCTTTATCAAGCTGATGAAGCTTCCGATAAGCTTCTTTGATACAAGAATGACAGGAGATATTATGCAGAGGATCAATGACCACCATAGAATTGAACAGCTATTGACGAGTTCATCGCTAAACACCCTGTTTTCACTTGTTAATCTGGTTATTTTCAGTATTGTCCTCTTATTTTACGATTACAGACTGTTTATCGTCTATCTTGTTGGAGCAGCTTTGTATATAGGATGGATCAGCTTTTTCCTTAGTAAGAGAAAAGAACTGGATTATAAAAGATTCTCTCAGGTTTCTCAGGAACAGAGCAAGGTTATAGAATTAATTAACGGAATGCAGGAGATCAAAATGCATAATGCTGAAAAGCAGAAACGTTGGGACTGGGAGTTTCTGCAGGTAAAGCTATTCAAGATCAGAATAAAATCTCTGTCTCTGGAGCAATGGCAGTCTGTGGGAGGAAATTTTATCAACCAGATGAAAGATATTCTGGTTAGCTTCCTGTCTGCCAAATTAGTTTTAAGCGGTAATCTTACCCTGGGTATGATGCTTTCGGTACAGTATATCATTGGACAGCTGAATAGTCCTTTACTTCAACTTATCGATTTTATCAAACAGACCCAGGATGCCAAAATTTCCCTTGAAAGATTGGGTGAGATCCATGATAAGGAAGATGAAGAGGACAAAAATGAACAGTATGCTATGGAAATTCCGCAGAAAGACATTGATGTCAGTAATATTTCATTCAGATACATCGGTTCTGACGTTCCTGTATTTGAAGATCTCAGCCTTACGATACCTTATCAGAAAACTACGGCTATTGTAGGTGCCAGCGGAAGTGGGAAAACTACACTTTTAAAATTATTAATGAAGTTTTATGAGCCGAATTCTGGAGATATCAAACTTGGGAATACCCAGCTTAGAAATATTTCACCTAGATTTTGGAGGGATCATTGCGGAGTTGTAATGCAGGAAGGATACGTATTCAATGATACTATCGCTAATAATATTGCGGTAGGAGAAGATCATGTGGACAAACAGAAATTAAGAAGAGCTGTAGAAATTGCAAACATTAAGGAATTTATTGAAAGTCTGCCTTTAAGCTATAATACGAAGATAGGAAATGAAGGTGTGGGAGTCAGTGGTGGTCAGAAACAAAGACTTTTTATTGCCAGAGCGGTTTATAAATCACCGGAATTTATCTTTTTTGATGAAGCGACTTCTGCTTTGGACGCCAATAATGAAAAAGTGATCATGGAAAACCTTGAGCAGTTCTTTAAAGGTAAAACCGCTATCGTTATTGCTCACAGACTATCCACGGTAAAACATGCTGACAAAATCATAGTTCTGGATAAAGGCAAAGTAGTAGAGGAAGGTAACCATGCCGAACTGGTCTCTTTAAAAGGAGAATATTACAGACTGGTGAAGAATCAGCTGGAATTAGGAAATTAA
- a CDS encoding T9SS type A sorting domain-containing protein — protein sequence MYVSEGTLVYSGGGVQTKGNGLLDVHGNIMVVGSATDSFKTIDASGADKTDGGNIVLRLNTPATYATSTYGQLYVDGLSQSNITGVVSKEYRNAKHGDGNFYQQIALPFSDKVLSSLSPELNKTFTGTRYSKNEILMWNNATVVSDTKPIASTTTVPYGYYMMGSNNNNLDLSNPPAASGVYTVNGKPFSTLTTANLVNAGNGINFGPNGNALNSYTEKYNTYLYDDFEQTTSPWAGSYGKNIYEFGNPFLTNLDLSKIGYAESGVGDGNAISNIWAVQYSPGTVQYTSSGSSFTNPLVMTFDQASHIPVGDINNLMVKPMGVFIMKLRDNTPQTLNFNTLRRFNNTARVDGTDYSVTANKTVTNTNNTTTGTIKQLGVIGLDASGKEVSRVYYVVSPHATTGHQISTATTVQASTDSGNKIVTYEEALNGGEDPNYTAQYQLYINEANENNFSGKNVLMYNFDYNTAGQKIVSYKFEIRENAEMIPSGTHQLSSGKGFYYKSSNGSVEQAKQGGIIPVNSQSYNLYYGEPDKTVLATANETKSFSKTMVVYNPAVSNYIVRFDPSWKKADIEVYDMSGKLIISKKAIDASRDFVIELEGSVKSSYVVKVVSDKGVIVNTKILKY from the coding sequence ATGTATGTAAGCGAAGGCACCCTAGTTTATAGTGGTGGAGGTGTACAAACCAAGGGCAATGGCCTTTTGGATGTACATGGAAATATTATGGTTGTAGGATCTGCTACAGATAGTTTTAAGACAATTGATGCCAGTGGTGCTGATAAGACCGATGGCGGAAATATTGTTTTAAGACTAAATACCCCTGCTACTTATGCAACTTCAACGTATGGTCAACTATACGTCGATGGATTATCCCAGTCCAATATCACAGGTGTTGTAAGTAAAGAGTACAGAAATGCAAAGCATGGTGATGGTAATTTTTATCAGCAGATAGCTTTGCCTTTCAGTGATAAAGTACTATCGTCTCTTTCTCCTGAACTTAATAAAACTTTCACTGGGACGAGATACTCCAAGAATGAAATTTTAATGTGGAATAATGCCACTGTTGTAAGTGATACAAAACCTATTGCATCAACGACTACGGTGCCATATGGTTATTACATGATGGGATCAAATAATAATAATTTAGATCTTAGTAATCCTCCTGCAGCGAGTGGGGTGTATACCGTTAATGGTAAACCTTTTTCCACTTTAACAACAGCTAACTTAGTGAATGCTGGTAACGGCATTAATTTTGGACCAAATGGTAATGCTCTAAACTCGTATACTGAGAAGTATAATACGTATCTGTATGATGATTTTGAGCAAACCACCAGCCCTTGGGCAGGTTCTTACGGGAAAAACATTTATGAATTTGGAAACCCGTTTTTAACAAACCTGGATTTATCAAAAATTGGATACGCTGAAAGCGGAGTTGGTGATGGTAATGCGATCAGCAACATATGGGCTGTCCAATACTCACCTGGAACCGTACAGTATACAAGTAGTGGGAGTTCATTTACCAATCCTCTCGTTATGACATTTGACCAGGCAAGTCACATACCTGTAGGAGATATCAATAATCTGATGGTAAAACCAATGGGTGTTTTTATTATGAAATTAAGGGATAATACTCCCCAAACTTTAAATTTTAATACACTTAGAAGGTTTAATAATACTGCCAGAGTAGACGGTACGGATTATAGCGTTACTGCTAACAAAACTGTCACTAATACTAATAATACTACGACCGGAACGATAAAACAATTAGGAGTAATTGGTTTAGATGCTAGTGGTAAAGAAGTATCGAGAGTTTATTATGTAGTTTCTCCACATGCTACTACCGGGCACCAGATTTCTACTGCTACTACCGTACAGGCATCTACAGATTCAGGTAATAAGATTGTTACTTATGAAGAAGCTCTAAACGGAGGAGAAGATCCTAATTACACTGCACAATATCAATTATACATTAATGAAGCTAATGAAAATAACTTCTCAGGAAAAAATGTTCTGATGTATAACTTTGATTACAATACTGCAGGTCAGAAAATAGTTTCTTATAAGTTTGAAATCAGAGAAAATGCTGAGATGATTCCTTCTGGAACACATCAGTTATCTTCCGGAAAAGGATTTTATTACAAATCTTCTAATGGTAGTGTAGAACAAGCAAAACAAGGAGGTATTATTCCAGTAAATTCACAGTCTTATAACTTATACTATGGAGAACCGGATAAAACTGTACTTGCAACAGCTAATGAGACTAAGTCATTCTCAAAAACAATGGTTGTATATAACCCTGCAGTAAGCAATTATATAGTAAGGTTTGATCCAAGTTGGAAAAAAGCAGATATCGAAGTTTATGATATGAGTGGTAAACTTATTATCTCTAAGAAAGCAATAGATGCATCAAGGGATTTCGTAATTGAACTTGAGGGTTCAGTTAAGAGTTCTTACGTTGTAAAAGTGGTTTCTGATAAAGGAGTAATTGTTAACACTAAAATCTTAAAATATTAA
- a CDS encoding HlyD family secretion protein — protein sequence MKEDILDNIELRSESVQDILTQPPHWMIRWGNSVILVILLLILMMSYIIKYPEFVSAPVIVTSQNPPEKIEARTSSKIEKIFIKDHQEVKKNDVLMVMQSTANYKDVLELKKLVDSISPQQLQNFPIAMTSRFKLGELQGDYNSFAKAFQDEELFTRLQPYAPENIAANQSISEYRVRIATLRQQKSLEMAKYELSKKSYQRSQELFNQGVIASVELENEKIKFLQAQQNLENLNISISQMDEGISNLNKTKSGTAINTEKDKITYSSQTLQLFEQLRKSLKQWEQNYLVISSTDGMASFQQFFGENQFVKTAEPILSILPTNKEKLVGRMSVPTINSGKVTTGQKVLIKLDNYRFQEYGIVEGKVQNISLIPDDKGNYYVDITLPKGLKTSYNKQLTFDKELRGNAEIVTQDLRLIERFFYQIRKLLGYQS from the coding sequence ATGAAAGAAGACATCTTAGATAATATTGAACTACGCTCTGAAAGCGTTCAGGACATTCTTACCCAGCCTCCCCATTGGATGATACGCTGGGGGAACAGCGTTATATTAGTCATACTTCTGCTCATTCTTATGATGAGCTATATTATAAAGTATCCGGAATTTGTTTCCGCACCTGTAATTGTGACATCGCAAAATCCACCCGAGAAAATAGAAGCCAGAACCAGTTCGAAAATAGAGAAGATCTTTATCAAAGATCATCAGGAAGTTAAAAAAAACGATGTCCTGATGGTCATGCAATCTACTGCCAATTATAAAGATGTTTTGGAACTAAAAAAACTAGTAGATTCTATCTCTCCTCAGCAACTGCAAAATTTTCCAATTGCAATGACTTCAAGATTTAAACTTGGGGAACTCCAGGGCGATTACAACAGTTTTGCAAAAGCATTTCAAGATGAAGAACTTTTCACAAGGCTTCAGCCATATGCACCGGAAAATATAGCCGCCAATCAAAGTATCTCAGAATACAGAGTAAGGATTGCTACCCTAAGACAGCAGAAAAGTCTGGAAATGGCTAAATATGAATTGTCAAAGAAAAGCTACCAAAGATCTCAGGAACTTTTCAACCAAGGAGTAATTGCTTCTGTAGAACTTGAGAATGAAAAAATAAAATTTCTTCAGGCTCAACAAAATCTTGAAAACCTTAATATTTCCATATCTCAGATGGATGAAGGGATTTCCAATTTGAATAAAACAAAAAGCGGAACTGCTATCAACACAGAAAAAGATAAAATCACTTATTCTTCACAGACTTTACAGCTTTTTGAGCAGCTTCGTAAATCTTTAAAGCAATGGGAACAAAATTATCTTGTGATTTCTTCTACAGATGGTATGGCAAGTTTTCAGCAGTTTTTTGGCGAAAACCAATTTGTAAAAACAGCTGAACCTATTCTTTCTATACTTCCTACAAATAAAGAAAAACTGGTAGGCAGAATGTCTGTTCCAACCATCAATTCAGGAAAGGTAACCACAGGACAGAAAGTTCTGATCAAACTAGACAACTACCGTTTCCAGGAATATGGTATTGTAGAAGGAAAAGTACAGAATATTTCACTTATTCCGGATGATAAAGGAAATTATTATGTAGATATAACTCTTCCAAAAGGATTAAAGACGAGCTATAATAAACAACTTACATTTGACAAAGAACTTAGAGGAAATGCAGAGATCGTAACACAGGACCTGCGGCTTATTGAAAGATTCTTTTACCAGATCAGAAAATTACTGGGGTATCAAAGTTAG